A single region of the Plasmodium malariae genome assembly, chromosome: 7 genome encodes:
- the PmUG01_07018800 gene encoding GTPase-activating protein, putative — MDEPNLVNVHYINKNVKAKNEKSGMINIKREQSKTISENKYEGRAGGGSKKEQYGGIKENELNSGRNSDGTKVQKAKTEFFNTNKKMGTDNKEDINASIKKLNKNIYLNVIGSNDYANMYMDGVSKKEKVKGYIKGYTITDDRAYAEGNSRADSLTDSTACVKVGVKAESRMDYCRENNDRQNVLQGEEAKSQRKKEFSSEWFKGKSFKKKELNEMKKKKKKKKSNEDDDDDKYNGGNNRSSGNNRSSGNNRSSGNNRSSGNNRSSGNNRSSGNNRSSGNNRSSGNNDNNGNYDNNGNYDNNGNYDNSDSFSPRGNNNYSTSVDIEEECKFMEDWEVTQRKIYDPTIGLRKHYTNELLSCGEKNNISILEKWSSMINRDINWFIKTHRTTYLRRVKRGIPQKYRWKIWFQITNSKILLNKFQKKYYYMSKKKSNYTNLILIDISRTFPELLIFDKYAQQQLFRILNAYSNYEPSVGYCQGMNFLVGLLLIVSNFNELETFCVLVSLMENYHLKNFYKEKFPLLNRFIYVFEKMLVCEIPDLVEHFNSEEVYPPVYLHQWLLTLFIASLPIKSVIVIWDYLFSTSIKMILIISVALLKILKSYLMKHKFEKILKLLKSLKYNESNDDILIAKLLIKKSESVILNNEITFLFDNIEREDIPFDGQYKFVIDDITTCHFNHVVEQVNGSGGSANNLGSGNNCGSGKNDRSENNNSSINSGKKEEMGNFSKATKERNLVDLDGVPLLNFFSNNVLKKKRNKEDLGKEGGKVDKQEGDEKEEKELRQTHTYQHKGSEETQNGRNYNNVNAFYYKILCNHEKNVKNENTTPTSQNSSNESGNVFFINSSNDMNSSDMANLCEETTTNKVGTGNAHYQDATSRCEKHRNNNNNNNNNNSSNKKLFKNKEFNSLPLKESLSSKDHPRFNRDTSGYDKHMENYNKCYSNSEGERNNAPEHKEDDEVKKNNNDCSIRKGKKKNLALDQIYSKSFNSKKSNYYKDIDACFDNEYNKRNNNTQNSSSLEGIVTNHFKQGLKDDKNKSTKNIKKWPIFDNYISEDSCKFNIITKTTSNDNSLSYHDSYCYPDEGISYHPYKSDSFAEFCLKKEVNDGNVNTNVDRNAFICEKKSANVGINAGTITKRDTNNEYPYCTDGRRRHDKVSKGRSGGYSDGESKDQYVRRKSSYLNAQDEYIFGNYISRGKERKSLTGSLKRHAYYFEKHGSNNDDNNNMYLDDEKHIENLISGRMNKFEREMNEREEKDIYNAKELRNAIEKNKMKKKNKSESTKALLLHEQEDEEDQESILNISQYINQDDQEQKEMNTESNGLGIFNFIHSYAKDNSWFDITSINKYYRFNKSSNDLELDDINYSQKKDCSDNDKLDDHNMF, encoded by the coding sequence ATGGATGAACCGAATTTGGTTAATGTACATTACATTAATAAGAATGTAAAAgcgaaaaatgaaaaaagcgGAATGATTAACATTAAGCGAGAACAAAGTAAAACAATATCAGAAAATAAGTATGAAGGAAGAGCAGGAGGAGGGAGCAAAAAAGAGCAATATGGAGGTATAAAggaaaatgaattaaatagtGGACGAAATAGCGACGGAACAAAGGTACAAAAAGCAAAGACTGAGTTTTTCAATACGAATAAGAAAATGGGAACAGATAATAAAGAGGATATAAACGCAAGTATAAAGAAactcaataaaaatatttatttaaatgtaattgGAAGTAATGATTATGCTAACATGTACATGGATGGGGTAAGTAAGAAAGAAAAGGTTAAAGGGTACATAAAAGGGTATACTATAACGGATGATAGAGCTTATGCTGAGGGTAATTCCAGAGCAGACTCCTTAACAGATTCCACAGCTTGTGTTAAAGTAGGAGTCAAAGCAGAAAGCAGAATGGATTATTGTAGAGAAAATAATGATAGACAGAATGTTCTGCAAGGGGAAGAAGCGAAGAGTCAACGGAAGAAGGAATTTTCTTCCGAATGGTTTAAGGGGAAAagttttaagaaaaaagagcTAAAtgagatgaaaaaaaaaaaaaaaaaaaaaaaaagcaatgaAGATGATGACGATGATAAGTATAATGGTGGTAATAATCGAAGTAGTGGTAATAATCGAAGTAGTGGTAATAATCGAAGCAGTGGTAATAATCGAAGCAGTGGTAATAATCGAAGCAGTGGTAATAATCGAAGCAGTGGTAATAATCGAAGCAGTGGTAATAATCGAAGCAGTggtaataatgataacaatGGAAACTATGATAACAATGGAAACTATGATAACAATGGAAACTATGATAACAGTGACAGCTTCTCTCCCAGAGGAAACAACAACTACTCAACTAGCGTGGACATAGAAGAGGAGTGCAAATTTATGGAGGACTGGGAAGTTACGCAgaggaaaatatatgatCCCACAATAGGATTACGTAAGCATTATACCAATGAGTTATTATCTTGtggggaaaaaaataatataagtatattagaaaaatggTCATCCATGATTAATAGAGATATAAACTGGTTTATTAAGACACATAGAACAACATATCTAAGAAGAGTAAAAAGGGGTATTCCTCAAAAATATCGATGGAAAATATGGTTTCAGATAACtaatagtaaaattttattaaataaatttcaaaaaaaatattattatatgtcaAAGAAGAAATCgaattatacaaatttaatattaatagataTTTCAAGGACTTTTCCTGAACTGTTAATATTTGATAAATATGCACAACAACAGTTATTCAGAATATTAAATGCATATTCAAATTATGAACCATCAGTTGGATATTGTCAAGGGATGAACTTTTTAGTAGGTCTTCTTTTAATAGTAAGTAATTTTAACGAATTAGAGACTTTCTGTGTCTTAGTTAGTTTAATGGAAAATTatcatttgaaaaatttcTATAAAGAAAAGTTTCCTCTACTAAATcgatttatatatgtatttgagAAAATGTTAGTCTGTGAAATACCTGATTTAGTTGAACATTTTAATAGTGAAGAGGTTTATCCACCAGTATATTTACATCAGTGGTTACTCACCTTATTTATAGCTAGCTTACCTATTAAAAGTGTAATAGTTATATGGGATTATTTGTTTAGTACtagtataaaaatgatacTAATTATTTCAGTTGCTctattgaaaatattgaaaagctatttaatgaaacataaatttgaaaaaattttaaaattgctTAAATCTTTGAAATATAATGAGAGTAATGATGATATTTTAATAGCAAAACTTCTCATCAAGAAGTCTGAATCGGTTATACTAAACAATGAAATTACTTTCCTTTTTGACAACATCGAACGGGAGGATATCCCCTTTGACGGGCAGTACAAATTTGTTATAGATGATATCACTACTTGCCACTTCAACCACGTAGTCGAGCAAGTCAATGGCAGTGGAGGAAGTGCGAACAATTTAGGAAGTGGTAATAACTGTGGAAGTGGAAAAAACGATAGAAGCGAAAACAATAATAGTTCCATTAATAGTGGCAAGAAAGAAGAAATGGGGAATTTCTCTAAAGCTACCAAGGAGCGGAACTTGGTAGACCTGGACGGAGTGCCTTTGCTGAACTTTTTTTCGAATAatgttcttaaaaaaaaaagaaacaaagaaGATTTAGGAAAAGAAGGAGGAAAGGTAGACAAGCAGGAGGGAGATGAGAAGGAGGAGAAGGAGTTAAGACAAACGCACACTTATCAACATAAAGGTTCAGAGGAGACCCAGAATGgaagaaattataataatgtaaatgccttttattataaaattttatgtaatcatgaaaaaaatgtaaagaatGAGAATACAACACCAACTAGCCAAAATAGTAGTAATGAATCTGGTAATgtgtttttcattaattcttCTAACGATATGAACAGTAGTGATATGGCTAATTTGTGTGAAGAGACTACTACGAATAAAGTGGGAACAGGTAATGCACATTACCAGGATGCCACTAGTCGCTGTGAAAAGCAtagaaacaataataataataataataataataattctagCAATAAAAAGctgtttaaaaataaagagttCAACTCCTTACCTTTAAAGGAATCTCTTTCTTCCAAAGATCATCCTAGGTTTAACAGGGATACCAGTGGTTACGATAAGCACATGGAAAATTACAACAAATGTTATAGTAACAGTGAAGGAGAACGGAATAACGCTCCTGAACATAAGGAGGATGATGAagttaaaaagaataataatgattGTAGTATAAGAAaggggaaaaagaaaaatttggCGCTTGATCAGATTTATTCCAAGTCCTTCAATAGTAAAAAGAGCAATTATTACAAGGATATTGATGCATGTTTTGATAACGAGTATAATAAacgtaataataatacacaGAATAGTAGTAGTTTAGAAGGAATCGTAACCAACCATTTTAAACAAGGATTGAAAGACGACAAGAATAAAAGTACaaagaatataaagaaatggcctatatttgataattatataagtGAAGATTCATgcaaatttaatattataacaaaGACAACAAGTAATGATAACAGTTTGTCATACCACGATAGTTATTGCTACCCAGATGAGGGTATCAGCTACCACCCCTATAAAAGCGACTCCTTTGCAGAGTTCTGCTTGAAGAAGGAAGTTAACGACGGAAATGTAAACACAAATGTGGATAGAAATGCATTTATATGTGAAAAAAAGAGCGCGAACGTAGGTATAAACGCGGGCACAATCACGAAGAGAGATACAAATAATGAGTATCCATATTGCACAGATGGCAGGAGGAGGCATGACAAGGTTTCTAAAGGAAGAAGTGGAGGTTATTCCGATGGGGAAAGCAAAGATCAGTATGTTCGTAGAAAAAGCTCGTATCTGAATGCACAAGATGAGTATATATTTGGTAATTATATTAGTCgaggaaaagaaagaaaaagtcTTACAGGAAGCTTAAAAAGACATgcttattattttgaaaaacatggaagtaataatgatgataataataatatgtatttgGATGATGAAAAacatattgaaaatttaatatcAGGAAGGATGAACAAGTTTGAAAGAGAAATGAATGAAAGGGAAGAAAAGGACATATATAATGCCAAGGAATTAAGGAATGCAAtagaaaagaacaaaatgaagaagaaaaacaaaagtgAATCAACAAAAGCATTACTTTTACATGAACaagaagatgaagaagatCAAGAatcaattttaaatatttcgcAATACATTAATCAGGATGATCAGGAACAAAAAGAGATGAACACAGAAAGCAATGGACTAGGtatatttaactttattCATTCGTATGCAAAGGACAACAGCTGGTTTGATATAACGTCTATTAATAAATACTATCGATTTAACAAAAGTAGCAATGACCTGGAGCTTgatgatataaattatagTCAAAAGAAGGACTGCAGTGATAATGATAAGTTGGACGACCATAACATGTTTTAG
- the PmUG01_07018900 gene encoding conserved Plasmodium protein, unknown function, with translation MTDKEENMENEEIEGATQRLLLKIKNERLNEEILKKTINEYKETIEIISKLTKKLNYKVIVPFSKIAFYEGEIKYTNNIYQDIGCNTYCERTAENAEKFLKRKLYFYEQKYKVVSDLINKLTKEVQLSVELQSESRTDLNSDLNENVFVRPDGFFEIREKYYPSDDEEGVKEGQEEEMKDGQEEEMKDGQEEGMKDGQEEGMKDGQEEGMEEGQEEGMEEGQEEGMKEEQDNMVRKGRKEGSKEGDEIHSNKNVKDGMNVKNTKHSSINETNKREYVQNNQGSYSRGRKLTERTISRKEQNNLGNIIDTAELKTNSSNWKSEPLENIEQKKIPHNAKAKMLNVNEQGLLNIKENYNSSSSDCEY, from the coding sequence ATGACTGACAAGGAAGAAAACAtggaaaatgaagaaatagaAGGAGCGACTCAAAGGCTTTtgttaaagataaaaaatgaaagattaaacgaagaaatattaaagaaaactATCAATGAATACAAGGAAACAATAGAGATAATATCAAAGTTAACaaagaaattaaattataaagtGATTGTACCTTTTTCTAAAATAGCTTTTTATGAAggtgaaataaaatatactaataatatttatcaagATATAGGGTGTAATACATATTGTGAAAGAACAGCAGAGAATGCTGAgaagtttttaaaaagaaaattatatttttatgagcAGAAATACAAAGTAGTCTCCGacttaataaataaactaaCAAAAGAAGTTCAACTTTCTGTAGAACTCCAAAGTGAGTCAAGGACAGACTTAAATAGcgatttaaatgaaaatgttttcGTACGACCTGACGGGTTTTTTGAGATAAGGGAAAAGTATTACCCAAGTGATGACGAAGAGGGAGTAAAGGAGGGTCAAGAAGAAGAAATGAAGGATGGTCAAGAAGAAGAAATGAAGGATGGTCAAGAAGAAGGAATGAAGGATGGTCAAGAAGAAGGAATGAAGGATGGTCAAGAAGAAGGAATGGAGGAGGGTCAAGAAGAAGGAATGGAGGAGGGTCAAGAAGAAGGAATGAAGGAAGAACAAGATAACATGGTGAGGAAAGGCCGAAAAGAAGGATCCAAGGAAGGGGACGAAATTCACAGCAACAAAAATGTTAAAGATGGTATGAACGTGAAGAATACAAAACATAGCAGCATTAATGAAACGAATAAAAGGGAGTATGTTCAAAATAATCAAGGAAGTTACAGTAGGGGTAGAAAACTTACAGAACGTACAATCTCaagaaaagaacaaaataatttggGAAATATTATTGATACTGCGGAACTTAAAACAAACTCTTCAAATTGGAAAAGTGAACCATTAGAAAATattgaacaaaaaaagatacCGCATAATGCGAAAGCAAAAATGTTGAATGTTAACGAGCAGGGATTGCtaaacataaaagaaaattacaaCAGTAGTAGCAGCGACTGCgaatattaa
- the ClpY gene encoding ATP-dependent protease ATPase subunit ClpY, putative, whose translation MKNLDAHKYIKLVNFLNKKKKYSYFNLKYVKNEETNDRFCIPININKGKILIDAINCAHKNALTKIITNIKEFKKESEECKRYDVNNLPSNQRRGPKNSVQGKKKKKDELLIHITYNDTHDSFGSSKLVSGNGNTEVRKKDKGMGERYTYKGNTCAINTCERSTGYNNTYDNIICKTSTCGSNSMLMRIGSDDNYNEGIYRTKKATNHVSKFFNMNDHVKKFEVFEKREYTLSTYSRKEGLEDKNDEEHKGNYEKVVNKGNDKEARNKENLCNLDANDEKDDYYETVLPKNCGVSIGTGGSSDTLKNGPKNDTINDAVSGAISGAVSGAVSDTINGAMNNVQNEEVGKPIVDEPKYCEGITSSQEGPHDLNNEEESCSKVKITKENIININDIKEEDIRVSKVLLEEEEGNQLNSEDCLNQKMVSKKYRGGELKDVDDVSGKRSSDVSDGKSSSDRNGGRYDEGEKINFQTNFSKTNKKCLYPHEIVAYLNKYIVGQTEAKKVVANALRQRWRRIQVNDDMKKDIIPKNILMIGPTGVGKTEIARRISMFVDAPFIKVEATKFTEVGFHGKDVDQIIKDLVEIAVKRQKTKYEIEIREQAEEAVENIILYSLLGNIREEEKNIWRKYLKDGSLDDKVISIDIPNYINNNMFSNDSVENAVKEALSNHQNIKSVKIIHQNINKQNDKKTMTIREAKQKLLQLEIDSSMNQDIILRNAINSVEEEGIVFIDEIDKICSKSNSSYNGPDASAEGVQRDLLPLIEGCVINTKYGNINTNYILFIASGAFQRVKPNDMLNELQGRLPVHVNLSSLTIKDFIEILTKTHNNLLQQNIALLKTEGINLQFTDDAIETIANAAHDMNFYVENIGVRRLHTIIEKIMEEINYDVYNYVNQTIVIDKEKVKKSLEGFIKQFDLKKYII comes from the coding sequence atgaaaaatctTGATGCCCATAAGTATATTAAgcttgttaattttttaaataaaaagaaaaaatactcatattttaatttaaaatatgtaaaaaatgaagaaacaAATGATAGATTTTGTATTcctattaatataaataaaggaaaGATACTAATTGATGCGATAAATTGTGCACACAAAAATGCTTTGACAAagattattacaaatataaaggAATTCAAAAAAGAATCAGAAGAATGTAAAAGATATgatgttaataatttaccATCCAATCAAAGAAGAGGTCCAAAAAATTCCGTtcagggaaaaaaaaaaaaaaaagatgaattattgatacatattacatataatgatACACATGATAGTTTTGGCTCATCCAAATTGGTAAGCGGTAATGGGAATACAGAAGTgagaaaaaaagacaaaGGGATGGGTGAGAGATATACCTATAAGGGTAATACGTGTGCAATTAATACATGTGAACGTAGTACCggttataataatacatatgatAATATCATTTGTAAAACCAGCACTTGTGGGTCGAATTCTATGTTAATGCGAATAGGCAGTGATGATAATTACAACGAAGGAATATACAGGACAAAGAAGGCGACCAATCATGTTAGCaagttttttaatatgaatgatcatgtaaaaaaatttgaggtgtttgaaaaaagagaatatacTTTAAGTACGTATAGTAGGAAGGAAGGATTGGAAGATAAGAACGATGAGGAACACAAAGGGAATTACGAAAAAGTGGTTAACAAAGGGAACGACAAAGAAGCCCGTAACAAAGagaatttatgtaatttagATGCCAATGACGAAAAAGATGATTATTATGAGACTGTACTTCCGAAAAATTGCGGTGTTTCCATTGGAACGGGTGGTAGCAGTGATACGTTGAAAAACGGGCCAAAAAATGATACAATAAACGATGCAGTAAGCGGTGCAATAAGCGGTGCAGTAAGCGGTGCAGTAAGCGATACAATAAACGGTGCAATGAATAATGTGCAAAATGAGGAGGTAGGAAAGCCCATTGTGGATGAGCCAAAGTACTGCGAGGGAATTACCTCTTCCCAGGAAGGTCCGCACGATTTGAACAATGAGGAGGAGAGTTGCTCAAAGGTTAAGATAACgaaggaaaatattataaatatcaaTGATATAAAAGAGGAGGATATACGAGTGAGCAAAGTGCTGCTTGAAGAAGAAGAGGGTAATCAGTTAAATAGTGAAGACTGTTTGAATCAGAAAATGGTAAGTAAGAAGTATAGGGGAGGGGAGTTGAAAGACGTGGACGATGTTTCCGGTAAAAGGAGTAGTGACGTTAGTGATGGAAAAAGTAGTAGTGATAGAAACGGAGGTAGGTACGATGAAGGGGAAAAGATAAACTTCCAGACAAACTTTTCGAAGACGAACAAGAAATGCCTTTACCCACACGAAATCGTGGCGTACTTAAACAAGTATATAGTAGGTCAAACAGAAGCTAAAAAAGTAGTGGCTAACGCTTTGAGGCAAAGATGGAGAAGAATTCAAGTAAATGATGAtatgaaaaaagatataataccgaaaaatatattaatgatagGTCCTACAGGTGTTGGTAAGACTGAAATAGCAAGAAGAATTTCAATGTTTGTTGATGCACCTTTTATTAAAGTAGAGGCTACAAAATTTACTGAAGTAGGTTTTCATGGGAAAGATGTAgatcaaataataaaagatttaGTAGAAATAGCTGTAAAAAGACAAAAGACAAAGTACGAAATAGAAATAAGAGAACAAGCTGAGGAAGCtgttgaaaatattattttatattcactACTAGGTAATATAAgagaagaggaaaaaaatatatggaggaaatatttaaaagatgGATCATTAGATGATAAGGTCATCAGTATTGATATTCCtaactatataaataataatatgttttcTAACGATTCTGTAGAAAATGCTGTTAAGGAAGCTTTAAGTAATcatcaaaatataaagagtgttaaaataatacatcagaatattaataaacaGAATGATAAGAAAACCATGACTATTAGAGAAGCGAAACAAAAATTACTACAACTAGAAATAGATTCATCAATGAATCAGgatattattttaagaaatgcTATTAATTCAGTTGAAGAAGAAGGAATTGTATTTATCGATGAAATTGATAAAATTTGTTCTAAATCAAATTCATCATACAATGGTCCAGATGCAAGTGCTGAAGGAGTACAACGAGATTTGTTACCATTAATTGAAGGATGTGTTATAAATACAAAGtatggaaatataaatacaaactATATTCTCTTTATTGCATCAGGAGCATTTCAAAGAGTTAAACCAAATGATATGCTTAATGAATTACAAGGTAGATTACCTGTACATGTAAATTTATCAAGTTTAACCATCAAAgattttatagaaatattaacaaaaacacataataatttattacagCAGAATATTGCTCTTTTGAAAACAGAAGGTATTAATTTGCAATTTACCGATGATGCTATTGAAACTATTGCAAATGCAGCACATGATATGAACTTTTATGTTGAAAATATAGGAGTACGTAGGCTGCACACcattattgaaaaaattatggaaGAGATCAACTATGATGTGTACAACTATGTTAACCAGACTATAGTTATTGATAAGGAGAAGGTCAAAAAGTCTCTGGAGGGCTTCATCAAGCAGTTCGACTTGAAAAAGTACATCATATGA
- the PmUG01_07019100 gene encoding conserved Plasmodium protein, unknown function yields the protein MLTKGQSRREVSKLLDCLSEEIEKQQPENVIHFMVDFLCKNYASHLKGFAHVWDVDLELEKEKKLVIEFFKSQKLTTEIAKHFINVGFDSMESIVHLNAHILDDVEKFNKQMFSNIEENVKRFFAEYENDNITNRRLDYCNFRVNKIEKRELKYIKTIIVFLIIY from the exons ATGTTGACTAAAGGGCAATCGAGGAGAGAAGTCTCTAAACTTTTGGACTGTTTATCAGAg gAAATTGAAAAGCAACAACCAGAAAATGTCATACATTTTATGGTAGACTTTTTATGCAAAAATTATGCTTCGCATTTGAAAGGTTTTGCTCATGTCTGGGATGTAG ATTTGGAACtggagaaggaaaaaaaattagtaatcgaattttttaaaagtcaAAAATTGACCACGGAAATTGCTAAGCATTTTATCAATGTAGGATTTGACAGT ATGGAATCCATAGTACACCTGAATGCGCATATTTTGGATGATGTAGAAAAGTTCAATAAG CAAATGTTCTCAAATATTGAAGAAAATGTGAAAAGATTTTTTGCTGAGTATGAAAATGACAATATAACGAATAGAAGATTAGACTACTGCAATTTTCgagtaaataaaattgaaaaaagagaattaaaatatataaaaacgaTAATagtatttcttattatttattag